The Calditrichota bacterium genomic interval AGCCGTCTTTCTTTTGTCTCTTGTCTTTTGGCGCGATTGATCCAGCCGATGTAGTCGTTCTGCTGATAAGGCGGACGTTCACGGTAGGGTTCCATCAAGTTGTTTTTTTCCAATGCCACCTTGACATACTCCGGCATTTCATGAAGAGGGCGTTTCAAACGAGAAGATTCTTGTGGGTCCATTTGTTCGTTCCATCTTTTAAAATTTAGAAAAAACAATCTGACTTTTTCAATTTTGAATCAATCGATCCGATACGGGGAATTCCAATAAAATTGTGTCAGTCCCTCGGGCGTGCCAAACCAGATGTAATCGCCATCCAGCAAAATGTAATTCACAACATTGTCGGGTAAACCGTCCTCGATTGTGAAACGGCGCCAGCGATTGCGGCGTTTGTCAAATTTCAGCACGCCTTGGTTAGTCGCCACCCAGGCGGCAGAATCATCGACAACGATGAAATTCACCGGGCTATTGGTGTGAAATCTCCGCTCCGGAACGCCGCGCCACTTTTTCTCTTTCACGTCGTACACCTCAACGCCGTCTTCCAATCCACACCAAACTTCTCGGACGTCAAAAATGCCAACTGCTGTCACACGATTGTTTTGCGGACCATTGGGATCATTTTCAAAGCCGCCTTTCTTTTTATTTTTATCATAAACATAAACGCCGTAATCCGTACCAATCCAGAGCAAATTTTCCATCGCTTCGACATCGTAAACTCGCATGTTTAAAATATCTTTGGGAACGACATCTTTGATGCGATAATTCTTCGTGTACATACGATCTTTCTCCAGCACATTCAAACCCAGAGTCGTGGCAATCCACACCAAATTAGAATCTACCTCCACGTCCAGCACCCAGTTGTCCCGCAAACCAAGTCCGGTGTCAAATGTTTTCCATTCATTTCGTGCGCGATTGTAACGTAAAAGTCCGTACTGGGTACCGATCCAGACATACTCGCCGTCCGTCGCCATCGTTGTTACCTGATCGCTGTACATGGTATTTTCAAACCGCGACTGGAAATAGCGAACATCATTATTGGAAAAATCCCAGCAGGTAACGCCGCTTTGTCCGTTGTAAGCGCCAGTGCCTCCCGCCCATAGTTTTCCGTCATCGTCAAAATCGAAAGCATTGACATTTTTTATGAACAGACCGTACGGAATTAACTCCAAAGTTTTGATTCGCGAATCCGCTTGAGCGGCGCCAAGCCCCCAGGTGCCAATCCAGATATTGTTCCAGTGATCATGCAAATAGCTGGTGATTTTGTACTCGTCAAGATTCGTGTCACGGATAAATCCTTTGGCGTCAAAAAAATAATTTCCGTTCATGTACAAATCAAGCGCTTTGTTTTCGCTGTAAGTATTTTCATTGGACCAGTGAATAGCATCAAAATTTACGGAATTCCCGGTCTCTCGGAAAAAAGTACCCTGCTGATTCTGGCTGCGAAAAATTTCGCCGTCTCGCGATTGCAGCCACACATTTTGGTCGTCGAATCCGATGGAAACGATGTCATCACCCGGAACGATGCCAAGTTCGTCTTTAAAATAATTCTCCCACTTTTTCCAGACCGCCCGAAAAACGCTCACGCCAAAACTCGTTGAGCACCAGAGATAGTCGGTATTAAAATCGTACGCCACGGTGATGATGAAATTATCCGGCAAACCGTCGCTGACGGTCCAGGTTCTGTCCCAGCGATTAGAGTACATGTTATATTTTATGATCCCGCCAGTTGTACCAAAATAGACGAAATCTCTGCCTTCTGAAATTGATGTCACCCAGCGCGTCATGGAATACGTGATCCAATCGTCCAGGTCGTAATTGATATTTGTACCTTTGCGCTGAAAATCTTCGCTGCCGCTCTGAGCAAAAATATTGATCGTGGCAAAGAAAAATAAAATGATTAGACAAGTTTTTAATTTCATGATTTTGCCCTTCTGGAAAAAATCAAATCAACATTTCGGCTATTTTTTAATTCCATATTTTTTTAATTTTCGATGTAGATTTGGGCGGTCGGTCTCCAAATTGGCTGCCATGCGGGAGATGTTCCCGTTTGTCTTTTCAAATTCTCGAAACAAAATTCTTTTCTCATAATTGCGAAGCATTTCTTTCAGAGATAATCCGGTCTTACTTTCTAATGGCTCGCTTTCGATTCCTGCATGTCGCAACAGCGTTGCATCGGGGAAAAAAGTCTTTACATTTTGCGCTAAAATTTCGTCGCCGTCAGTCATAATTACCAGCCGTTCGATGAAATTTTTCAGTTCGCGAACATTGCCAGGCCAGTCGTATTCAAAAAAAAGTGAGAGAGCTTCTGGAGAGAGTTTCTTTTCTCGTTTGCCGTTTTTTAAGCTGTAGTTACGAATGAAGTGTTTCACTAAAAGCGGGATGTCCTCTTTTCGTTCGCGCAAAGGAGGCACGTGAATGGGAATCACGTTGAGACGAAAGAAAAGATCTTCGCGAAAATTTCCCCGACCGATTTCTTCGGGCAAATTTTTGTTCGTCGCTGAAATGATACGGGCATTGAATTTCACCGGCGCAGTTCCGCCAACGCGGTTAAATTCATTTTCCTGAAGCACGCGCAACAATTTTGCCTGTGATTCCAGCGACAGATCGCCAACCTCGTCCAGCAAAAGTGTTCCTCCGTTCGCCTCTTCGAACAGACCGGATTTTTTTCGAATAGCGCCGGTGAATGCGCCTTTTTCGTGGCCAAAAAGTTCGCTTTCGATCAAATCTTTGGGAATAGCCGCGCAGTTCACTTTCACAAAAGGGCCCTTTCGCTGCTGACTGCGCTGATGGATCTCTCTGGCGACGAGTTCTTTCCCTGTTCCGTTCTCGCCAAAAATCAGAATGCGTCCTTCAGAAGGAGCAGCGCGTTCGATTTCCTGTCTCACTTTCGCCAACGCCGCGGCATTTCCGATCAATTGATATTCCGATTCGATTAATTTTTTTAAATCAGAAAATTCGCGCAGCATTTTCCGCTGGCGGTCGATATTTTTCACTTCCAAAATCACGCGATCCGGATTGAGCGGCTTTTCCAGAAAATTGTACGCGCCCATTTTTGTCGCGTTCACCGCGGTCTGTAAATCCGCCTCGCCGCTGATCATGATAATCGGCAAATCCGGCTTTGCGCCTTTGACCTGCTGTAAAATTTTCAGTCCGTTAATATCGGGAAGTTTCACGTCCAGAAAGATCAAATCAAAATTATCTTCCAGCGCCTTGCGTAAGCCGACGCCGCCCGCGGTGCAAAATTCAGCTTGGTGACCCATGTCGGTCAAAAATCCGGCAAGCGTTTTTCCGATATTTGGCTCGTCATCAATGATTAAAATGCGCATGAAAATTTCCGTTACTTTTGAAAATCAGGAAACGGACTCAGTGGATTCGATCAATTGATAGTACCAACGTTTATTTGCCACAGGAAATTCAATATCGAGAACAACAAACCCGTCTTCGTATTTTTTTTGTAAAATATTTGCCCATTGATACACCGAAGAAAGTTTTTTCTGCTCTGTCAGCGCAATTTTCACCTGCGCCGTCACGCTTTGCGCCTGAGCTTGCCTGATGATTTCCTGTTTCAGTTCATCGACAAAAATTTGCCGCTGCGCCGAAATGAGGAAACAGGGGTCAAACTCGCGTTTGAGTTCGCTCAGAAATTCTTTATTTTCAATTTTATCGATTTTATTGAAAACCAGCAAAGTTGGTCTGTCGTCCAATTCCATCTCGCGCATCACACCGCGGATGACTTCCATTTGATCGCGAAAATAGGGATGGCTGGCGTCAACGACATGAATGAGCAAATCCGCATCCCGCGTTTCCTCCAGCGTGCTTTTGAATGAAGCCACCAGATGATGCGGCAGTTTGCGCACAAAACCAACGGTGTCGATGAGGAGGATTTTTTCTTGCCCGGAGTGCTCCATTTGACGTACAGTCGAATCCAGCGTGGCAAAAAGCCTGTCTTCGACAAAAATATCGGACTGGGTCAGCGCATTCATCAGCGTGCTTTTTCCCACATTCGTGTAGCCCAGTAATGCAACATTGAACAAATCCTTCCGCCCCGCGCGACGAATTTCCCGCTGCCGGGAAATTTTCTCTAATTCACGACTCAAACTGGTAATTCTTTTGCGCACGATTCGCCGGTCAACTTCAAGCTGCTTTTCTCCGGGACCGTGCAAACCAATTCCGGCGCCGCCTGCCTGTCGGGACAAATGCGTCCACATTCGCGTCAATCGCGGCAGGAAATACTGCAATTGTGCCAGTTCTACCTGGGTCTTTGCCTCTCTCGTTTTGGCGCGTCTGGCAAAAATATCCAGAATGATCCCGCTGCGATCCATGATTTTCGTTTGGCACAATTGTTCCAAATTTCTCGCCTGCGCCGGTGTTAAATCATCGTCAAAAACCACTATGTCCGTTTCTTCGGTTTCAACGATCTCTTTGATTTGCTCGGCGAACCCTTTTCCCACAAGATAAGCCGAATCAAAACTTTTGCGTTCTTGAACCATTCTTTTGACCACATCTGCGCCTGCCGTGTCCAGCAGCAACTCTAATTCATCCAGATATTCGTCCAAGAGTTCTTTGCTCTGTTTCTGATGAACGACGCCGACAATGATCGCTTTTTCCTTAAACATTTCGCTCAAAGATTGCACCTTCCTTTTTATTTTTCGGCGTTCCGCTCTCTCGCGAAAGCCACATTTCAATCAACAACAAAACAAACGCCGCCGCGG includes:
- a CDS encoding YdeI/OmpD-associated family protein, yielding MDPQESSRLKRPLHEMPEYVKVALEKNNLMEPYRERPPYQQNDYIGWINRAKRQETKERRLAQMLEELRRGDKYMKMDYRAKKS
- a CDS encoding sigma-54-dependent Fis family transcriptional regulator, coding for MRILIIDDEPNIGKTLAGFLTDMGHQAEFCTAGGVGLRKALEDNFDLIFLDVKLPDINGLKILQQVKGAKPDLPIIMISGEADLQTAVNATKMGAYNFLEKPLNPDRVILEVKNIDRQRKMLREFSDLKKLIESEYQLIGNAAALAKVRQEIERAAPSEGRILIFGENGTGKELVAREIHQRSQQRKGPFVKVNCAAIPKDLIESELFGHEKGAFTGAIRKKSGLFEEANGGTLLLDEVGDLSLESQAKLLRVLQENEFNRVGGTAPVKFNARIISATNKNLPEEIGRGNFREDLFFRLNVIPIHVPPLRERKEDIPLLVKHFIRNYSLKNGKREKKLSPEALSLFFEYDWPGNVRELKNFIERLVIMTDGDEILAQNVKTFFPDATLLRHAGIESEPLESKTGLSLKEMLRNYEKRILFREFEKTNGNISRMAANLETDRPNLHRKLKKYGIKK
- the hflX gene encoding GTPase HflX, whose protein sequence is MFKEKAIIVGVVHQKQSKELLDEYLDELELLLDTAGADVVKRMVQERKSFDSAYLVGKGFAEQIKEIVETEETDIVVFDDDLTPAQARNLEQLCQTKIMDRSGIILDIFARRAKTREAKTQVELAQLQYFLPRLTRMWTHLSRQAGGAGIGLHGPGEKQLEVDRRIVRKRITSLSRELEKISRQREIRRAGRKDLFNVALLGYTNVGKSTLMNALTQSDIFVEDRLFATLDSTVRQMEHSGQEKILLIDTVGFVRKLPHHLVASFKSTLEETRDADLLIHVVDASHPYFRDQMEVIRGVMREMELDDRPTLLVFNKIDKIENKEFLSELKREFDPCFLISAQRQIFVDELKQEIIRQAQAQSVTAQVKIALTEQKKLSSVYQWANILQKKYEDGFVVLDIEFPVANKRWYYQLIESTESVS